One part of the Candidatus Krumholzibacteriia bacterium genome encodes these proteins:
- a CDS encoding metallophosphoesterase family protein, protein MRIVHTADVHLRGEREERWKALDAVLAVAADAGAGVVAIAGDLFDRDVDAPALKTNLRRALERFPGTVVIIPGNHDARGIRAGDFFGDNVRVLAGHDTVADVGGIRFVGLPYEDVSIDGTLARLRAASRQRADGTNVLLYHGELLDFSPGGGAFGDEDDREYMPARIADIASLGFDYVLAGHFHKNHDVRACGDGYFVYSGSPVAITRRETGRRHVTLLDPGAAPVAHVLNTHHFEEVDIRLAPSEGEHPLVRIEKRLSTLDMHARALVTVRGFVDLSQVGMTEVEFQAALKELCARFPCESVETGSCNDVGAIIAGDLFKRFDARLERTALGEDDRALVREMTIRAMMEVPDAR, encoded by the coding sequence ATGCGAATCGTCCACACGGCAGACGTGCACCTGCGCGGCGAACGCGAGGAGCGCTGGAAGGCGCTGGATGCGGTGCTCGCCGTGGCGGCCGATGCCGGCGCCGGGGTGGTGGCGATTGCGGGCGACCTGTTCGACCGCGACGTGGACGCGCCCGCGCTCAAGACCAACCTGCGCCGCGCTCTGGAGCGCTTTCCCGGCACCGTCGTCATCATCCCCGGCAACCACGACGCGCGCGGTATCCGCGCCGGAGATTTTTTTGGCGACAACGTGCGCGTTCTCGCCGGTCACGACACGGTGGCGGATGTCGGCGGGATCCGTTTCGTCGGGCTCCCCTACGAGGATGTGAGCATCGACGGAACCCTCGCGCGCCTGCGCGCGGCGTCGCGCCAGCGCGCCGACGGCACCAACGTGCTCCTCTACCACGGCGAGTTGCTCGATTTCTCGCCGGGGGGCGGTGCCTTCGGCGACGAGGACGACCGCGAGTACATGCCGGCGCGTATCGCCGATATTGCCAGCCTCGGTTTCGACTACGTGCTGGCGGGGCACTTCCACAAGAACCACGACGTGCGCGCCTGCGGCGACGGCTACTTCGTCTATTCCGGTTCGCCGGTGGCGATCACCCGGCGCGAGACCGGGCGCCGTCACGTGACACTGCTGGACCCCGGCGCGGCGCCGGTGGCGCACGTGCTCAACACCCACCATTTCGAGGAGGTAGATATCCGTCTCGCGCCTTCCGAGGGTGAGCATCCCCTGGTGCGCATCGAGAAGCGTCTCTCCACGCTCGACATGCACGCGCGCGCGCTGGTGACGGTGCGCGGTTTCGTGGATCTGTCGCAGGTAGGGATGACAGAGGTGGAGTTCCAGGCCGCACTCAAGGAACTGTGTGCGCGCTTCCCGTGCGAATCGGTGGAGACGGGGTCCTGCAACGATGTCGGCGCCATCATCGCCGGCGATCTCTTCAAGCGTTTCGACGCGCGCCTCGAACGCACCGCGCTGGGGGAAGACGATCGCGCGCTGGTGCGCGAGATGACCATTCGCGCCATGATGGAGGTGCCGGATGCACGTTAA
- a CDS encoding LysR family transcriptional regulator, translating into MATINLNHLHYFFEVARRGSFTRAARELLVSQSALSVQVRALENALGGTLFDRRRNGVVLTDAGQRAYEVAERVFAEVDRLVADFQKTEPVVSASVTVCTVNSIGIYVLPDLLTAFRAHAPEVRIRLDFRESERAMDQLYQGKADMVVVPWERAYPDLTGVPLTRNKMFLVAPPDHPLVSAARPVPRDLEAYPFVGYSEGMHTRSMIDALFRRMSLKIEYSVESSNAATIKQMVIAGMGLGFLPETAVAADIRRGVLARLDVPPLVMSQDVTLYLRKNRTLPRAAGEFADFLRDYFAPGKRVARKRGA; encoded by the coding sequence ATGGCTACCATCAACCTCAACCATCTCCACTACTTCTTCGAAGTGGCCCGGCGCGGCAGCTTCACGCGGGCCGCGCGTGAACTCCTCGTTTCCCAGTCCGCCCTGAGTGTTCAGGTGCGGGCGCTGGAGAACGCGCTGGGCGGGACGCTGTTCGACCGGCGGCGTAACGGCGTGGTGCTCACCGACGCCGGCCAGCGGGCCTACGAGGTGGCGGAGCGCGTATTCGCGGAGGTGGACCGCCTGGTGGCCGACTTCCAGAAGACCGAGCCGGTGGTGTCGGCCTCGGTGACCGTCTGTACCGTGAACAGCATCGGGATTTACGTCCTGCCCGACCTGCTGACGGCGTTCCGGGCCCACGCGCCCGAGGTTCGTATCCGCCTGGACTTCCGCGAATCCGAGCGCGCCATGGACCAGCTCTACCAGGGCAAGGCGGACATGGTGGTGGTGCCCTGGGAGCGCGCCTACCCCGACCTCACCGGGGTCCCGTTGACGCGCAACAAGATGTTCCTGGTGGCGCCCCCCGACCATCCGCTGGTCAGCGCCGCGCGGCCGGTGCCGCGGGACCTCGAGGCCTATCCCTTCGTGGGATACAGCGAGGGCATGCACACACGATCCATGATCGACGCGCTGTTCCGTCGCATGTCGCTCAAGATCGAGTACTCGGTGGAGTCATCCAACGCCGCCACCATCAAGCAGATGGTCATCGCCGGCATGGGCCTGGGGTTCCTTCCCGAAACCGCGGTGGCCGCCGACATCCGCCGCGGCGTCCTGGCGCGCCTCGACGTCCCCCCGCTGGTGATGAGCCAGGATGTGACGCTGTACCTGCGCAAGAACCGCACCCTGCCGCGTGCCGCGGGAGAGTTCGCGGACTTCCTGCGCGACTACTTCGCCCCCGGCAAGCGGGTGGCCCGCAAGCGCGGCGCCTAG
- a CDS encoding formylglycine-generating enzyme family protein produces the protein MRPVLALLSIPVLCLALVAAARTQGDSTAVARPDAIPPVQGMVFVPAGEFLMGSTADDVLKWADVDEFPQRRVWVDDFYIDVHEVTNAQYKVFLDSTDTEAPSRWIDRKYGIGEDGFPVVSITWEEAVAYAKFVGKRLPTEAEWEKAARGTDGRTYPWGEGFNRTHANNGEHPLQIMHYPTGVSPYGCWDMAGNVAEWVDGDYEAYPRGPDDQLPKGVPDRREVFSTERRVYRGGSWNTFQKYLRCANRESTQQGKRWLYVGFRCAMDPPWHNAVDDTSPRQ, from the coding sequence ATGCGACCTGTTCTCGCCTTGCTATCCATCCCGGTGCTCTGCCTGGCCCTCGTGGCCGCGGCGCGCACCCAGGGGGATTCCACGGCCGTTGCCCGGCCGGATGCGATTCCCCCGGTGCAGGGCATGGTCTTCGTGCCGGCCGGCGAATTTCTGATGGGCAGCACGGCCGACGACGTCCTCAAGTGGGCGGACGTCGACGAATTCCCCCAGCGGCGGGTGTGGGTGGACGATTTCTACATCGACGTCCACGAGGTCACCAACGCGCAGTACAAGGTGTTCCTGGACTCCACCGACACCGAGGCCCCGTCGCGCTGGATCGACCGCAAGTACGGCATCGGCGAGGACGGTTTCCCGGTGGTGTCGATCACCTGGGAGGAGGCGGTTGCGTACGCGAAGTTCGTGGGCAAGCGGCTGCCCACGGAGGCCGAGTGGGAGAAGGCCGCACGCGGGACGGACGGGCGCACGTACCCCTGGGGCGAGGGCTTCAACCGCACCCACGCCAACAACGGTGAGCACCCGCTGCAGATCATGCACTACCCCACCGGGGTGAGCCCCTACGGGTGCTGGGACATGGCCGGGAACGTGGCGGAGTGGGTGGATGGCGACTACGAGGCGTATCCGCGCGGACCGGACGACCAGCTCCCCAAGGGTGTCCCCGACCGCCGCGAGGTGTTCAGCACCGAGCGCCGCGTCTACCGCGGGGGCTCGTGGAACACCTTTCAGAAGTACCTGCGCTGCGCCAACCGCGAGAGCACCCAGCAGGGCAAGCGCTGGCTGTACGTGGGCTTCCGCTGCGCGATGGACCCGCCCTGGCACAACGCCGTCGACGACACATCCCCCCGACAGTAG
- a CDS encoding MATE family efflux transporter, which translates to MSRFRSLMRDVLDAIRGTEQDYTRGSIRRAVVLLAIPMILEMALESVFAVVDVFFVASLGASAVATVGITESIITLVYAIAIGLAMGTTAMVARRVGEKNPREAADTAVQAVIVGVVASIPIALVGLFFAKKVLALMGADAWSIEHGYRYTVWMLGGNVVIMLIFVCNAIFRGAGDAATAMRVLWVANGINIVLDPALIRGWGPLPQMGIEGAALATNIGRAIGVAMQLFILLRGAKHIRVLAVQVRVNAAVMLRLVRVSLGGIGQLIIATSSWVGLVRIMATFGSEVLAGYTIAVRIIMFTFMPAWGLSNAAATLVGQNLGAQQPERAERSVWMVGWANMALLGLVGLGYVLLDQPLVRIFTAEPGVVAAGAECLRTVSYGYLFYAWGMVMVQAFNGAGDTVTPTRLNLVCFWLIEIPLAYLLAMVLDVGASGVYWSIVISESLLGLLAIWFFRRGGWKQKQV; encoded by the coding sequence ATGTCCCGATTCCGTTCATTGATGCGCGACGTGCTGGATGCCATACGTGGCACCGAGCAGGACTACACCCGCGGCAGTATTCGCCGCGCCGTGGTGCTGCTCGCCATTCCCATGATCCTGGAGATGGCGCTCGAATCGGTCTTTGCGGTGGTGGACGTGTTCTTCGTGGCGTCTCTGGGCGCGTCCGCGGTGGCCACGGTGGGCATCACCGAGTCCATCATCACGCTGGTCTATGCCATTGCCATCGGACTGGCCATGGGAACCACGGCGATGGTGGCGCGCCGCGTAGGGGAGAAGAACCCGCGCGAGGCCGCGGACACGGCGGTGCAGGCGGTCATCGTGGGCGTGGTTGCCTCCATCCCCATCGCGCTGGTGGGACTCTTCTTTGCGAAAAAAGTGCTGGCGCTGATGGGAGCGGATGCGTGGAGCATCGAGCACGGGTACCGCTACACGGTGTGGATGCTGGGCGGCAACGTGGTGATCATGCTGATCTTCGTGTGCAACGCCATCTTTCGCGGCGCGGGCGACGCCGCAACCGCCATGCGGGTGCTGTGGGTGGCCAACGGCATCAACATCGTGCTGGATCCGGCCTTGATCCGCGGATGGGGCCCGCTGCCGCAGATGGGCATCGAGGGCGCCGCACTCGCGACCAACATCGGCCGCGCCATCGGCGTGGCCATGCAGTTGTTCATCCTGTTGCGCGGCGCCAAACATATCCGTGTCCTCGCCGTCCAGGTGCGCGTGAACGCCGCCGTGATGCTGCGCCTGGTGCGGGTGTCGCTGGGGGGAATCGGTCAGCTGATCATTGCCACCTCGAGCTGGGTGGGACTGGTGCGCATCATGGCCACCTTCGGCAGCGAGGTGCTGGCCGGGTACACCATCGCGGTGCGTATCATCATGTTCACCTTCATGCCCGCGTGGGGGTTGAGCAACGCGGCGGCGACACTGGTGGGGCAGAACCTGGGCGCGCAACAGCCGGAGCGGGCCGAACGCTCGGTGTGGATGGTGGGCTGGGCCAACATGGCCCTGCTGGGTCTGGTGGGCCTGGGCTACGTTCTGCTCGACCAGCCCCTGGTGCGTATCTTCACCGCGGAGCCCGGCGTGGTGGCGGCGGGTGCGGAGTGCCTGCGCACGGTGTCGTACGGCTATCTCTTCTACGCGTGGGGGATGGTGATGGTGCAGGCGTTCAACGGCGCCGGCGACACCGTGACCCCCACCCGTCTCAACCTGGTGTGCTTCTGGTTGATCGAAATTCCGCTGGCCTACCTGCTGGCCATGGTGCTGGACGTGGGCGCGTCGGGGGTATACTGGTCGATCGTAATTTCGGAGTCGCTGCTGGGGCTGCTGGCCATATGGTTCTTCCGCCGTGGCGGCTGGAAACAGAAACAGGTGTGA
- a CDS encoding efflux RND transporter permease subunit, giving the protein MTLPEIAIKRHVTMLMIIVSLVVMGTVALFRLPLAFLPDFEQPLIFVQLPYQNASPAQVERLVVRPVEEALGSVGGLRNMWAHIDDQGATIGLEFDWSQNMKVARTEIWEKIDRTRRDLPDDMGDIQVSNNWDSRESDMPIIEGRLSSKKDLSESWDLLERRIVKPLERIPGVAGVRLDGVNPREVRINLNVASLEAHGMDVRDVIDLLRSSNFDQSLGKVTDGDSRWSLRTVGTFTSVEEIENLAIREDGLRLRDVADVRYEEPPLEYGRHLDGDFAIGVTITQESKANTVEVCDAVDKRIQQMNSDPELEGVNFLTWFSQGKEIKKTLGDLMYTGIFGAILAALTLYLFLRRVSTTLVSVACIPFSLIVACGFIWARGGSMNTLALLGLIVAIGMLVDNAVVVIENIFRHQEEGEDTRTATRQGAAEVAVAVTAATLTSVIVFLPLIFNKPSEMNLYLKELGISVCIVILASLFISQTLIPLATSWFIRSRPKPKTRTMLRAESLYSRTLVFNLKHRWLAPVVLVAALASAYIPFTKVDKNFDTSESELFVQVNYDFSENLSLEHKEDFVDKLEAALEPHRDELMARSIYSFWSDRWTMTRIYLKEGEADEENIAEVRKRLRTMLPEIAGTKFEIMENNQFWRQDRGKRIALQVVGEDSETLQEIGEEVKRRLEDIPGLIDPFAGGWRGDREGNEEIHVEIDRDMASRLGVSPMQPAQVVGLTFRGQRLQRFRTPDGEREMRVTLDEKETESVAQLRNLPLWTAAGEKIPLASLATFTQKEGPTDINRDNRLTSLWCGARFEEGTREEYMPLVTAAMNGVSMPYGYSWTFGRWEERRKEKTQEFLTNLLLALMLIFVVMASIFESVRQAITLLLALPFALAGAFWTLYMTGTDFDQPAAVGLLLLIGTVVNNGIVMLAHVNHYRGVGMTRYDALLRGCRERLRPIMMTAFTTLVSLIPMVVQKPSLGGVYYYSMALVIMGGLLLSTFLTLILLPTTTTLVEDGTNWVGRMVLKLLVLLRIRKPAEALAD; this is encoded by the coding sequence ATGACACTTCCGGAAATTGCCATCAAGCGACACGTCACCATGCTCATGATCATCGTGAGCCTCGTGGTGATGGGCACGGTTGCGCTGTTCCGGCTGCCGCTCGCCTTCCTGCCGGACTTCGAGCAGCCACTGATCTTCGTGCAGCTCCCGTATCAGAACGCGTCGCCCGCGCAGGTGGAGCGCCTGGTGGTGCGCCCGGTGGAGGAAGCGCTGGGTTCGGTGGGCGGCCTGCGCAACATGTGGGCGCACATCGACGACCAGGGCGCGACCATCGGACTGGAGTTCGACTGGTCGCAGAACATGAAGGTGGCGCGCACCGAAATCTGGGAAAAGATCGACCGCACGCGCCGCGACCTCCCCGACGACATGGGCGACATCCAGGTGTCCAACAACTGGGACTCCCGCGAGTCCGATATGCCCATCATCGAGGGACGCCTGTCGTCCAAGAAGGACCTGAGCGAGAGCTGGGACCTGCTGGAGCGGCGCATCGTCAAACCGCTGGAACGCATTCCAGGCGTGGCGGGCGTGCGTCTGGACGGCGTGAACCCGCGCGAAGTGCGGATCAACCTCAACGTCGCCAGTCTGGAAGCGCACGGTATGGACGTGCGCGACGTCATCGATCTCCTGCGTTCCTCCAACTTCGACCAGTCGCTGGGCAAGGTCACCGACGGCGACTCGCGCTGGTCGTTGCGCACGGTGGGGACGTTCACCTCGGTGGAGGAGATCGAGAACCTGGCCATCCGCGAGGACGGCCTGCGCCTGCGCGACGTGGCCGACGTGCGCTATGAGGAGCCGCCGCTGGAGTACGGCCGTCATCTCGATGGCGACTTCGCCATCGGCGTCACCATCACCCAGGAGTCCAAGGCCAACACGGTGGAGGTGTGTGACGCGGTCGACAAGCGCATTCAGCAGATGAACTCGGATCCGGAGCTGGAGGGCGTCAACTTCCTCACCTGGTTCAGCCAGGGCAAGGAGATCAAGAAGACGCTCGGGGACCTCATGTACACGGGGATCTTCGGCGCGATCCTGGCTGCGCTGACGCTGTACCTGTTCCTGCGCCGGGTCTCCACCACGCTGGTCTCGGTGGCGTGCATTCCGTTCTCGTTGATCGTCGCCTGCGGCTTCATCTGGGCGCGTGGCGGCTCCATGAACACGCTGGCGCTGCTGGGACTGATCGTCGCCATCGGCATGCTGGTGGACAACGCGGTGGTGGTCATCGAGAACATCTTCCGGCACCAGGAGGAGGGCGAGGACACCCGCACCGCAACCCGCCAGGGCGCGGCGGAAGTCGCCGTGGCGGTGACCGCGGCCACGCTCACCTCGGTGATCGTGTTCCTGCCGCTCATCTTCAACAAGCCCAGCGAGATGAACCTGTATCTCAAGGAGCTGGGCATCAGCGTATGCATCGTCATCCTGGCCTCGCTGTTCATCAGCCAGACGCTGATTCCACTGGCGACGTCGTGGTTCATCCGCTCCCGGCCCAAGCCCAAGACGCGCACCATGCTCAGGGCGGAATCCCTCTACAGCCGCACGCTCGTGTTCAACCTCAAGCACCGGTGGCTGGCACCGGTGGTGCTGGTGGCGGCGCTGGCATCCGCGTACATCCCGTTCACCAAGGTGGACAAGAACTTCGACACCAGCGAGAGCGAGCTGTTCGTCCAGGTGAACTACGACTTCAGTGAGAACCTGAGCCTGGAACACAAGGAAGACTTCGTCGACAAGCTCGAGGCGGCGCTGGAGCCGCACCGCGATGAACTGATGGCGCGCTCCATCTACAGCTTCTGGAGCGATCGCTGGACCATGACCCGCATCTACCTCAAGGAGGGCGAGGCCGACGAGGAGAACATCGCCGAGGTGCGCAAACGGTTGCGTACGATGCTGCCGGAGATCGCGGGCACCAAGTTCGAGATCATGGAGAACAACCAGTTCTGGAGGCAGGATCGCGGCAAGCGCATCGCGCTGCAGGTGGTGGGGGAGGATTCGGAGACGCTGCAGGAGATCGGCGAGGAGGTCAAACGGCGCCTCGAGGACATACCGGGCCTCATCGACCCCTTCGCGGGCGGCTGGCGCGGCGATCGCGAGGGTAACGAGGAGATCCACGTGGAGATCGACCGCGACATGGCCTCGCGGCTGGGTGTTTCCCCCATGCAGCCGGCGCAGGTGGTGGGGCTGACCTTCCGCGGTCAGCGCCTGCAGCGGTTCCGGACCCCCGACGGCGAGCGCGAGATGCGCGTGACGCTGGACGAAAAGGAAACCGAGTCGGTGGCGCAACTGCGCAACCTGCCGCTGTGGACGGCCGCGGGGGAGAAGATCCCGCTGGCCTCACTGGCGACGTTCACCCAGAAGGAAGGCCCGACGGACATCAACCGAGACAACCGCCTCACCAGCCTGTGGTGTGGCGCGCGCTTCGAAGAAGGCACGCGCGAGGAGTACATGCCGCTGGTGACCGCCGCCATGAACGGCGTGTCGATGCCCTATGGATACTCGTGGACCTTCGGGCGCTGGGAGGAGCGGCGCAAGGAGAAGACGCAGGAGTTCCTCACCAACCTGCTGCTGGCGCTGATGCTGATCTTCGTGGTGATGGCGTCGATCTTCGAGTCCGTCAGGCAGGCCATCACGCTGTTGCTGGCGTTGCCGTTCGCGCTGGCGGGCGCGTTCTGGACGCTCTATATGACGGGCACCGACTTCGACCAGCCCGCGGCGGTCGGGCTGCTCTTGCTGATCGGCACCGTGGTCAACAACGGCATCGTGATGCTGGCGCACGTCAACCACTACCGCGGCGTGGGCATGACGCGCTACGACGCGTTGCTGCGCGGATGCCGCGAACGCCTGCGCCCCATCATGATGACCGCCTTCACCACCCTGGTGTCACTCATTCCGATGGTGGTTCAGAAACCGTCGCTGGGCGGCGTGTATTACTATTCGATGGCGCTGGTCATCATGGGCGGGCTGCTGCTGTCGACCTTCCTCACCCTGATCCTCCTGCCCACCACCACCACGCTGGTCGAAGACGGCACCAACTGGGTGGGCCGCATGGTCCTGAAGCTCCTGGTGCTGCTGCGCATCCGCAAGCCGGCGGAGGCGCTGGCAGACTGA
- a CDS encoding efflux RND transporter permease subunit, whose product MRSLIAMAVRRRVTVVMAAFAVAAFGMVGYERLPIELFPDISYPSITIQTDFPDTAPPEVEYLITRPVEEAVGVLRGLKSIHSVSRPGASEVTLEFDWDSDMDMLSMEVREKLDRIILPDEAESPIVLRYDPSLDPIMRIALSGDGGLNDMRNLADRKIKLDLETLKGVAAAQVKGGLEDEIQVDVDQERLAAMGIPLDRVREAVGVSNINLPGGSLRGRDSHFIIRTLNEFDTVEEIGSVIVAERDGAAVRLRDVASVTMGSKEREEITRYNGKECVEIAVFKEGDANTVTVSRLLRQRMDEWKKKLPEGYELSSMFDQSHFIEQSIREVRNSAIIGGILAIIVLFLFLREVRSTVIIALSIPLSVIATFMIMYRLDISLNVMSLGGLTLGVGMLVDNSIVVLESIFRKKKAGLSLARAALEGADEVGAAVAASTATTVAVFLPIVFVEGIAGQLFRDQAMTVSISLLASLALALTLIPMLSALGQPVRKADVEGPPVLTDDSGMDEAGTRLTLGAFSRVYDRIVRAAVGRSRVTLSVAFGLFAVVMFSTRFLGTELIPPLTEGEFFFEVKLPEGSSLNATDRVVQEIERVADQDDRVDHSYARIGSRLIAGGMSVNALGEHFGQVNVALKDKSNDMVEEAVVNEMRDRFAAMPDVEAKFGRPSYFSLKTPIEVILFGEDLELLRDYSLDLSRTLENVPGLVDVRSSLEAGNPELQVIFDRDRVAALGLDLGTLSQTLQGRVQGVVPTRFKEADRQIDVRIRNQESDRTSIADVRNLVLPASDGSSIRLTSVADVRVDEGPAEIHRLQQQRAAVVSANLEGRSLGAAVGDVRTALADNPPPTGITSEIGGQNAEMQVSFASLRFAILLAIFLVYLVMAATFESFIHPFIVLFTIPLALVGAVIGLLVTRTEISVMVLIGAVLLVGIVVNNAIVLIDAINRLRRVGIEKREAVVRAGHIRLRPILMTTLTTVLGLIPMAIAWGEGAELRSPLAITVLFGLAISTLLTLVVIPAAYVAVPSKVTVETQQNAGVS is encoded by the coding sequence ATGCGCTCACTGATCGCGATGGCGGTCAGGCGGCGGGTGACCGTGGTGATGGCCGCGTTTGCCGTCGCAGCGTTCGGGATGGTGGGCTACGAGCGCCTGCCCATTGAGCTGTTCCCGGACATCTCCTATCCCTCCATCACCATCCAGACCGATTTCCCGGACACCGCGCCGCCCGAAGTGGAGTACCTGATCACGCGCCCCGTGGAGGAAGCGGTGGGTGTGCTGCGCGGGCTCAAGTCCATCCACTCGGTGTCGCGGCCGGGCGCCTCCGAGGTGACGCTGGAGTTCGACTGGGACTCGGACATGGACATGCTGTCCATGGAGGTCCGCGAGAAGCTCGACCGCATCATTCTGCCCGACGAGGCTGAAAGCCCCATCGTCCTGCGCTACGATCCGTCGCTCGACCCCATCATGCGCATCGCGCTTTCCGGAGACGGCGGGCTCAACGACATGCGCAACCTCGCCGACCGCAAGATCAAGCTCGACCTCGAGACCCTCAAGGGCGTGGCCGCCGCCCAGGTCAAGGGCGGTCTGGAGGACGAGATCCAGGTGGACGTGGACCAGGAGCGCCTGGCCGCCATGGGCATCCCGCTGGACCGGGTGCGCGAGGCGGTGGGCGTGTCCAACATCAACCTGCCGGGCGGATCCCTGCGCGGGCGTGACTCACACTTCATCATCCGCACCCTCAACGAGTTCGACACCGTCGAGGAGATCGGGTCGGTGATCGTCGCCGAGCGCGACGGCGCCGCGGTGCGCCTGCGCGACGTGGCCAGTGTCACCATGGGCTCCAAGGAGCGCGAGGAGATCACGCGCTACAACGGCAAGGAGTGCGTGGAGATCGCCGTTTTCAAGGAAGGCGACGCCAATACCGTCACCGTGTCGCGTCTGCTGCGCCAGCGCATGGATGAGTGGAAGAAGAAGCTCCCCGAGGGCTATGAGCTCTCGTCGATGTTCGACCAGTCGCACTTCATCGAGCAGTCGATCCGCGAGGTGCGCAACTCCGCCATCATCGGCGGTATCCTGGCCATCATCGTGCTGTTTCTGTTCCTGCGCGAGGTGCGCAGTACGGTGATCATCGCGCTCTCCATCCCACTCTCGGTCATTGCGACGTTCATGATCATGTACCGGCTCGACATCTCGCTCAACGTGATGTCGCTGGGCGGGCTCACGCTGGGTGTGGGCATGCTGGTGGACAACTCCATCGTGGTGCTCGAATCCATATTCCGCAAGAAGAAGGCGGGCCTGTCGCTGGCGCGCGCCGCGCTGGAAGGCGCCGACGAGGTGGGTGCGGCGGTCGCCGCCTCCACCGCCACCACGGTGGCGGTGTTCCTGCCCATCGTGTTCGTGGAGGGCATCGCTGGACAGCTGTTCCGCGACCAGGCCATGACGGTGAGCATCAGCCTGCTCGCGTCACTCGCGCTGGCGCTCACGCTGATTCCCATGCTGAGCGCGCTGGGCCAGCCGGTGCGCAAGGCCGACGTCGAGGGGCCGCCGGTTCTCACCGACGACTCCGGCATGGACGAGGCCGGCACCAGACTCACACTGGGCGCGTTCTCGCGCGTGTACGACCGCATCGTGAGGGCGGCGGTGGGTCGATCGCGGGTCACCCTGTCGGTCGCATTCGGGCTGTTTGCGGTGGTCATGTTCTCCACCCGCTTTCTCGGCACGGAACTGATTCCGCCGCTCACCGAGGGCGAGTTCTTCTTTGAAGTGAAACTCCCCGAGGGGAGTTCGCTCAACGCCACCGACCGCGTGGTGCAGGAGATCGAGCGCGTTGCCGATCAGGACGACCGCGTGGATCACAGCTACGCGCGCATCGGTAGCCGGCTCATCGCGGGCGGGATGTCCGTCAACGCACTGGGTGAGCACTTCGGACAGGTCAACGTGGCGCTCAAGGACAAGAGCAACGATATGGTGGAGGAAGCGGTGGTGAACGAAATGCGGGATCGCTTTGCCGCCATGCCCGACGTGGAGGCCAAGTTCGGGCGCCCGTCGTATTTCAGCCTGAAGACGCCGATCGAGGTGATCCTCTTTGGAGAGGATCTGGAACTCCTGCGCGACTACTCGCTGGATCTTTCGCGCACGCTCGAAAACGTGCCCGGCCTGGTGGACGTGCGATCCTCGCTCGAGGCGGGGAACCCGGAGCTGCAGGTCATCTTCGACCGCGACCGCGTGGCCGCGCTGGGGCTCGACCTGGGGACGTTGTCGCAGACGTTGCAGGGCCGCGTGCAGGGCGTGGTGCCGACGCGATTCAAGGAGGCGGATCGCCAGATCGACGTGCGCATCCGCAACCAGGAGTCGGACCGGACCTCGATTGCGGACGTGCGCAACCTGGTGCTGCCCGCCTCGGACGGCTCCTCCATCCGCCTGACTTCGGTGGCGGACGTGCGCGTCGACGAGGGCCCGGCGGAGATCCACCGGTTGCAGCAGCAGCGCGCCGCGGTGGTGAGCGCCAACCTCGAGGGCCGCAGCCTCGGAGCCGCGGTGGGAGACGTGCGCACGGCGCTGGCGGACAACCCGCCGCCCACCGGCATCACCTCGGAAATCGGCGGCCAGAACGCCGAGATGCAGGTGTCGTTTGCGAGCCTGCGCTTTGCCATCCTGCTCGCCATCTTTCTCGTGTACCTGGTGATGGCGGCGACGTTTGAATCGTTCATCCATCCCTTCATCGTGCTGTTCACGATTCCGCTCGCGCTGGTGGGCGCGGTCATCGGGTTGCTGGTGACACGCACGGAGATCAGCGTGATGGTGCTGATCGGTGCGGTGCTGCTGGTTGGCATCGTGGTCAACAACGCCATCGTTCTGATCGACGCGATCAACCGGCTGCGGCGCGTCGGGATCGAGAAGAGAGAGGCTGTGGTGCGCGCGGGGCACATCCGGTTGCGCCCCATCCTGATGACCACGCTCACCACCGTGCTCGGCCTGATTCCCATGGCCATCGCGTGGGGCGAGGGCGCCGAACTGCGCTCGCCGCTCGCGATCACGGTGCTGTTCGGGCTGGCCATCAGCACGCTGCTGACCCTGGTGGTCATTCCCGCGGCGTACGTGGCGGTGCCTTCAAAGGTGACGGTGGAAACGCAACAGAACGCAGGTGTGTCATGA